The Bombus pyrosoma isolate SC7728 linkage group LG3, ASM1482585v1, whole genome shotgun sequence genome has a segment encoding these proteins:
- the LOC122565652 gene encoding lysozyme 2-like — protein sequence MAFLLNTLIITLLSIVAFTSLIYGQEDSTGKEPVSRVCLGCICEAASGCNITIGCDGSVCGPFRITWAYWADAGKPIINDSMTQDAYPRCVNDVHCAARTVENYMWKYGQDCNGDGIINCDDYVRIHQLGAYGCTSSLNSKFENIYKHCMQTFQNQ from the exons ATGGCCTTTTTGTTGAACACTTTGATTATAACGTTGTTATCAATCGTTGCCTTTACATCCTTGATATATG GGCAAGAAGATTCGACAGGAAAAGAACCGGTATCAAGAGTATGTCTGGGATGTATATGCGAAGCTGCTTCTGGATGTAACATTACAATCGGTTGTGATGGATCTGTTTGTGGACCATTTCGTATAACATGGGCTTATTGGGCTGACGCTGGCAAACCAATTATTAACGATAGTATGACACAAGATG CGTATCCACGATGCGTGAACGATGTACACTGTGCAGCTCGTACAGTAGAGAATTATATGTGGAAATATGGTCAG GACTGTAACGGTGATGGCATTATCAATTGTGATGATTATGTTCGTATCCATCAATTAGGAGCATACGGATGCACTAGTTCTTTAAACtcaaaattcgaaaatatttataagcaTTGCATGCAGACTTTCCAGAACCAATAA
- the LOC122565649 gene encoding elongation factor 1-beta' isoform X1 — protein sequence MAIGDLKTDKGIKDLNSYLAERSYIEGWQPTQADVVVLEALGKTPTSSNPHVLRWYNHIKSYDLKTLPGEKKAPVILSGNNSTNVVATKSEEDDEDVDLFGSDEEEDAEATRLREERLKAYEEKKSKKPGPIAKSSVVLDVKPWDDETDMEGMEKVVRSIQMDGLVWGASKLVAVGYGINKFRIMCVIEDDKVSVDWLIEQIESFEEFVQSVDIESFNKL from the exons ATAAGGGtattaaagatttaaattcCTATTTAGCAGAGCGTAGTTATATCGAAGG GTGGCAACCCACTCAAGCAGATGTAGTAGTTCTCGAAGCTTTAGGAAAGACTCCAACATCTTCGAATCCTCATGTATTAAGATGGTATAATCACATCAAATCATACGATTTAAAGACACTTCcaggagaaaagaaagcacCTGTTATTTTAAGTGGCAATAATTCTACTAACGTGGTAGCAACCAAAAGCGAAGAAGATGATGAAGATGTGGACCTCTTTGGGTCAGACGAGGAGGAAGATGCTGAAGCTACACGACTTAGGGAAGAAAGATTAAAGGCATATGAGGAGAAAAAATCTAAGAAACCAGGACCAATTGCAAAATCCAGTGTTGTATTAGATGTTAAACCATGGGATGATGAAACTGATATGGAAGGAATGGAAAAAGTTGTGAGATCTATTCAAATGGATGGCTTAGTTTGGGGAgcat CTAAATTAGTTGCAGTGGGCTATGGCATTAATAAATTCAGGATAATGTGCGTCATAGAAGATGACAAGGTGTCAGTAGATTGGCTGATAGAACAAATAGAAAGTTTCGAAGAGTTTGTTCAGTCTGTGGACATTGAATCGTTCAATAAACTATAA
- the LOC122565630 gene encoding nucleolar MIF4G domain-containing protein 1 homolog isoform X2, producing the protein MSSLKRKKLKTKKVERSTLKVARKSRKQMRKELRQQKKINRSVYLKNRNELRTTRGYVNDNKTNHSELVDKTIQEGYKECKKEIKKRKLEELEHKKKNKKHKLLNEANLKEDREIKKLEKRLKLNKRKNKTIPKSFVTDGLDYLLDFCLEKDRKHIIETEKEILENEFNIDFDTNSSETVEGNEYANINSDTVNKSKNENIDFDAFVEEQSDNNSDSDELMHVKVPKTKKTKLAQAKKPDNIGINDKDTWEDIYGRKRDKEGNIIHNASRYVPPAARAITMHNMNPNDEKLLSLKKQLKGCLNRVTEQNMYSIANQIEEMYMTNSRNNMNNVLSELVIESLVSHVLTPDRLISEHMMLIAILHANIGIEVGANFLEKLIKQFVEMIEKLQDVANKELDNIVLMISHLYNFKVFGYKLLYQILDKLMAKFTEKEIELILLILKTVGFSLRKDDPSALKEFIQSLQRKASHENGENSRIKFMLEILLAIKNNNINKIPQYDPSHVEHLKKVIKSVIRKGNIITQFNVSLMDLLHADESGKWWIIGSAWSGSSNVNDKGNAKEYDKLNFGTKILELAQKQRMNTDTRKNIFCILMTAEDYLDAFEKLHHLGLKNQQETEIIHVLMHCCLQENKFNPYYAILAQKLCEYNRKYQY; encoded by the exons atgagtTCTCTTAAacgtaagaaattaaaaactaagAAAGTAGAACGGTCAACTTTAAAAGTAGCAAGGAAATCCCGCAAACAAATGCGCAAAGAGCTCAGGCagcaaaagaaaattaatagatcagtttatttaaaaaacagaaatgaATTACGTACTACACGTGGCTACGtcaatgataataaaacaaatcatAGCGAACTAGTTGACAAAACAATACAAGAAGGATATAAggaatgtaaaaaagaaattaaaaaaaggaagctTGAAGAACTTGAacataagaagaaaaataaaaaacacaaATTACTTAATGAAGCTAATTTAAAAGAGgacagagaaattaaaaaattggaaaaaagattgaaattaaataaaagaaaaaataagacaattccTAAGTCTTTTGTAACAGATGGTTTGGATT atCTTTTAGATTTTTGTTTAGAGAAAGATAGGAAACATATCATAGAAACAGAAAAGGAGATcttagaaaatgaatttaatattgattttgATACAAATTCATCAGAAACAGTGGAAGGAaatgaatatgcaaatattaattcagatactgttaataaaagtaagaatgaaaatattgattttgatGCATTTGTTGAAGAACAATCTGATAACAACAGTGATTCAGATGAACTTATGCACGTGAAAGTACCTAAGACTAAAAAGACAAAATTGGCACAAGCTAAGAAACCTGATAATATTGGCATCAATGACAAAGATACATGGGAAGATAtttatggaagaaaaagagataaagaaggcaatattatacataatgcTAGCAGATATGTTCCACCTGCTGCACGAGCAATTACTATGCATAATATGAATCCTaatgatgaaaaattgctttccttaaaaaaacaattaaaggGTTGTTTAAACAGAGTGACAGAACAGAATATGTATAGTATAGCAAACCag ATAGAAGAAATGTATATGACAAATAGTCGTAATAATATGAACAATGTACTATCAGAATTAGTGATTGAAAGTTTAGTATCACATGTACTTACACCAGATCGTCTTATTTCTGAGCATATGATGTTAATTGCAATATTACATGCTAATATTGGTATTGAAGTGGGAGCTAATTTTTTAGAGAAGcttattaaacaatttgttGAGATGATTGAAAAGTTACAAGATGTAGCAAACAAAGAATTGGATAATATTGTTCTCATGATTtcacatttatataattttaaa GTATTTGGATATAAGCTCCTTTATCAGATACTTGATAAATTGATGGCTAAGTTTACAGAAAAAGAGATTGAATTGATATTACTTATTCTAAAAACAGTGGGATTTTCATTGAGAAAGGATGATCCAAGTGCTTTAAAGGAATTTATACAAAGTCTACAGCGAAAAGCTAGTCACGAAAATGGAGAAAA ttcaagaattaaatttatgttggaaattttgttagcaataaaaaataacaatatcaataaaataccTCAGTATGATCCTTCTCACGTGGAGCATTtgaaaaaagttataaaaagtGTAATACGCAAAGGCAATATAATAACACAGTTCAATGTGTCTCTAATGGATTTATTACATG CTGATGAAAGTGGTAAGTGGTGGATTATAGGATCAGCATGGTCTGGTTCAAGTAATGTGAATGATAAAGGAAATGCAAAAGAATATGATAAGCTTAATTTTGGTACAAAAATTCTGGAATTGGCACAAAAACAGAGAATGAATACTGatacaagaaaaaatattttctgtatccTTATGACAGCTGAAGATTATTTAGATGCATTTGAAAAACTGCATCATCTTGGTTTAAAGAATCAACAAGAAACAGAAATCATACATGTTTTAATGCATTGCTGCTTGCAAGAAAATAAGTTTAATCCTTATTATGCAATATTAGCTCAAAAGTTGTGTGAATATAACAGAAAGTATCAG Tattaa
- the LOC122565630 gene encoding nucleolar MIF4G domain-containing protein 1 homolog isoform X1 has translation MSSLKRKKLKTKKVERSTLKVARKSRKQMRKELRQQKKINRSVYLKNRNELRTTRGYVNDNKTNHSELVDKTIQEGYKECKKEIKKRKLEELEHKKKNKKHKLLNEANLKEDREIKKLEKRLKLNKRKNKTIPKSFVTDGLDYLLDFCLEKDRKHIIETEKEILENEFNIDFDTNSSETVEGNEYANINSDTVNKSKNENIDFDAFVEEQSDNNSDSDELMHVKVPKTKKTKLAQAKKPDNIGINDKDTWEDIYGRKRDKEGNIIHNASRYVPPAARAITMHNMNPNDEKLLSLKKQLKGCLNRVTEQNMYSIANQIEEMYMTNSRNNMNNVLSELVIESLVSHVLTPDRLISEHMMLIAILHANIGIEVGANFLEKLIKQFVEMIEKLQDVANKELDNIVLMISHLYNFKVFGYKLLYQILDKLMAKFTEKEIELILLILKTVGFSLRKDDPSALKEFIQSLQRKASHENGENSRIKFMLEILLAIKNNNINKIPQYDPSHVEHLKKVIKSVIRKGNIITQFNVSLMDLLHADESGKWWIIGSAWSGSSNVNDKGNAKEYDKLNFGTKILELAQKQRMNTDTRKNIFCILMTAEDYLDAFEKLHHLGLKNQQETEIIHVLMHCCLQENKFNPYYAILAQKLCEYNRKYQLTIQYTLWDKLKTLETYNNKQLFNLAQFLIHLLIEKCLALSVLKVIHFTELERHTMKFLRQIILGILLYENEQACIQVFERISVPPQLQTFRESLRLFINCFLVKNIHSYNILDKQKTMLKERTEFVDKLLILHGSKIEF, from the exons atgagtTCTCTTAAacgtaagaaattaaaaactaagAAAGTAGAACGGTCAACTTTAAAAGTAGCAAGGAAATCCCGCAAACAAATGCGCAAAGAGCTCAGGCagcaaaagaaaattaatagatcagtttatttaaaaaacagaaatgaATTACGTACTACACGTGGCTACGtcaatgataataaaacaaatcatAGCGAACTAGTTGACAAAACAATACAAGAAGGATATAAggaatgtaaaaaagaaattaaaaaaaggaagctTGAAGAACTTGAacataagaagaaaaataaaaaacacaaATTACTTAATGAAGCTAATTTAAAAGAGgacagagaaattaaaaaattggaaaaaagattgaaattaaataaaagaaaaaataagacaattccTAAGTCTTTTGTAACAGATGGTTTGGATT atCTTTTAGATTTTTGTTTAGAGAAAGATAGGAAACATATCATAGAAACAGAAAAGGAGATcttagaaaatgaatttaatattgattttgATACAAATTCATCAGAAACAGTGGAAGGAaatgaatatgcaaatattaattcagatactgttaataaaagtaagaatgaaaatattgattttgatGCATTTGTTGAAGAACAATCTGATAACAACAGTGATTCAGATGAACTTATGCACGTGAAAGTACCTAAGACTAAAAAGACAAAATTGGCACAAGCTAAGAAACCTGATAATATTGGCATCAATGACAAAGATACATGGGAAGATAtttatggaagaaaaagagataaagaaggcaatattatacataatgcTAGCAGATATGTTCCACCTGCTGCACGAGCAATTACTATGCATAATATGAATCCTaatgatgaaaaattgctttccttaaaaaaacaattaaaggGTTGTTTAAACAGAGTGACAGAACAGAATATGTATAGTATAGCAAACCag ATAGAAGAAATGTATATGACAAATAGTCGTAATAATATGAACAATGTACTATCAGAATTAGTGATTGAAAGTTTAGTATCACATGTACTTACACCAGATCGTCTTATTTCTGAGCATATGATGTTAATTGCAATATTACATGCTAATATTGGTATTGAAGTGGGAGCTAATTTTTTAGAGAAGcttattaaacaatttgttGAGATGATTGAAAAGTTACAAGATGTAGCAAACAAAGAATTGGATAATATTGTTCTCATGATTtcacatttatataattttaaa GTATTTGGATATAAGCTCCTTTATCAGATACTTGATAAATTGATGGCTAAGTTTACAGAAAAAGAGATTGAATTGATATTACTTATTCTAAAAACAGTGGGATTTTCATTGAGAAAGGATGATCCAAGTGCTTTAAAGGAATTTATACAAAGTCTACAGCGAAAAGCTAGTCACGAAAATGGAGAAAA ttcaagaattaaatttatgttggaaattttgttagcaataaaaaataacaatatcaataaaataccTCAGTATGATCCTTCTCACGTGGAGCATTtgaaaaaagttataaaaagtGTAATACGCAAAGGCAATATAATAACACAGTTCAATGTGTCTCTAATGGATTTATTACATG CTGATGAAAGTGGTAAGTGGTGGATTATAGGATCAGCATGGTCTGGTTCAAGTAATGTGAATGATAAAGGAAATGCAAAAGAATATGATAAGCTTAATTTTGGTACAAAAATTCTGGAATTGGCACAAAAACAGAGAATGAATACTGatacaagaaaaaatattttctgtatccTTATGACAGCTGAAGATTATTTAGATGCATTTGAAAAACTGCATCATCTTGGTTTAAAGAATCAACAAGAAACAGAAATCATACATGTTTTAATGCATTGCTGCTTGCAAGAAAATAAGTTTAATCCTTATTATGCAATATTAGCTCAAAAGTTGTGTGAATATAACAGAAAGTATCAG CTCACAATACAATACACGCTTTGGGACAAATTAAAAACTCTGGAAACATACAACAAtaaacaattgtttaatttagcacaatttttaatacatttacttATTGAAAAGTGTCTTGCTTTGTCAGTTTTAAAA GTCATCCATTTTACTGAATTAGAAAGGCACACTATGAAATTCCTTAGACAAATTATCTTGGGAATTCTTTTGTATGAAAATGAACAAGCTTGTATACAAGTGTTTGAAAGGATTTCTGTTCCTCCTCAATTACAAACTTTTAGAGAAAgccttcgtttatttataaattgcttcttagtaaaaaatatacattcatataatattttggaTAAACAGAAAACAATGCTAAAGGAGAGAACCGAATttgtagataaattattaattttacatggATCTAAAATTGAGTTTTAA
- the LOC122565649 gene encoding elongation factor 1-beta' isoform X2, protein MTWKGYECKKQQECQTKLIFLRWQPTQADVVVLEALGKTPTSSNPHVLRWYNHIKSYDLKTLPGEKKAPVILSGNNSTNVVATKSEEDDEDVDLFGSDEEEDAEATRLREERLKAYEEKKSKKPGPIAKSSVVLDVKPWDDETDMEGMEKVVRSIQMDGLVWGASKLVAVGYGINKFRIMCVIEDDKVSVDWLIEQIESFEEFVQSVDIESFNKL, encoded by the exons ATGACTTGGAAAGGATACGAATGTAAAAAACAGCAA GAATGTCAAACAAAACTCATATTTTTAAGGTGGCAACCCACTCAAGCAGATGTAGTAGTTCTCGAAGCTTTAGGAAAGACTCCAACATCTTCGAATCCTCATGTATTAAGATGGTATAATCACATCAAATCATACGATTTAAAGACACTTCcaggagaaaagaaagcacCTGTTATTTTAAGTGGCAATAATTCTACTAACGTGGTAGCAACCAAAAGCGAAGAAGATGATGAAGATGTGGACCTCTTTGGGTCAGACGAGGAGGAAGATGCTGAAGCTACACGACTTAGGGAAGAAAGATTAAAGGCATATGAGGAGAAAAAATCTAAGAAACCAGGACCAATTGCAAAATCCAGTGTTGTATTAGATGTTAAACCATGGGATGATGAAACTGATATGGAAGGAATGGAAAAAGTTGTGAGATCTATTCAAATGGATGGCTTAGTTTGGGGAgcat CTAAATTAGTTGCAGTGGGCTATGGCATTAATAAATTCAGGATAATGTGCGTCATAGAAGATGACAAGGTGTCAGTAGATTGGCTGATAGAACAAATAGAAAGTTTCGAAGAGTTTGTTCAGTCTGTGGACATTGAATCGTTCAATAAACTATAA